GAGTTCCCTGCGTTCCGCTAACATTAACCCACTCAACATTCTCAAAGCCTTACTGCCTGCAGAAAATGGCCCAAAAACGGGAAAAAACTGgcatcttttttctctctctcgctgtcaaaATAAAACAGATTTGGAGTTCTCACATAAATTTCACTTTTGTTCGCGATACAAAAGTGTCCCAATAAGCCGGGATATTTCTGTTAACCAGCCTgggaccccccacaccccttgccGATATTTATTGGATTGTCTTTCTGTACAATTCAATGTCTGAACAATATTGTCAACGCGGCCGAACATACGGACAACACAATTGCCCCTGACTATCCTTCCCCTGTCTCTCTTTCTGGGAATCACCCCGTTAATTTTCGTTTGGGGGAGGTGCAGGGGGCAATAATCGCAACTCCAAAAACCCCACGATCACATTTTACCTTTTTTCTTAGTTTGAAGAAAAAAGTATTTCTGCCGAGCCCGTGCCCCCTCCGGCCGCCTGAACGGTTGAAATCAGCTTCGACCCGTGCAGGAAATAAACTTCAACGCCTTTGGTACATTTTTAAACAATtgtcaattaaaaaaataaaaaaataaatggcaAATTGCAATTGTCCAAATGTGAGACTGATTGGGATCCTGTCCCAGATCGCAGGCAGATTTATTATCTTGTAGTTTTGATCTGAGTGAGGGTGATGTTTATCTGAAAGCTGTGAACGGGTGTTTCTCACTCAATGAACTGCAAAGGGAGGTCTATTGGGATgtaaattattttccttttttttctctcaaaagGAAGAACAGGACCAAAGGGTTCATTAAATCTCGCAGGCGTGTGTTTAGTAAATGAGGGAGATTCAGGCTGGTATTCTCTCGGCTAGAAATCAGCGGCCTCCGACATCCCATAACCAACAtttacccccactccccccccccccaaaaaaaatataTGCCCCATTACAAAACTCTCAACACCCCTCTCAGTGTCTGGGGAATGAAAGTCGTGCACACAATAATCCTCCCTGGGTGAATATGTACAGAAATCCCAGCCCTCGATGTTAAATCCACTCGCACAATAAAAACGCGCCAGGCGTTTGCTGCCGGggtctattctttctgttttaacATTTCGAAATAAATCCACAAACCACAGGGAAGGAATCGCAAAAATAGGTTTTAATAGGATATATTGAAGAGGCAGGATTTGTGAGATCAGTATGTAATAAATGGTCTGCAGAATGGTTAGACAGAAAGGAGGAAGTTACAAGTCCAGTTATATCTtcgtttcctttttaaaaaataacagcgTCGTGCACATTTGCGACATGCGATGcaacaagggggaaaaaaaaatcaaatgaatcAAAACCCTTTCGCTGGGATCAAAGGACAAAAgattgagggggcggggggggggggggcatcgggaaAATGCTGATCACAACCCCAGTGCCTCTGGACTGTTGCCCTGTAGACGGGCTGAACCCGAGTCACTTCCTAAACTCAGAAAGTGGGCCATCCATATTCCTAAAGCTGCTTTCAATAGCGAGTCTTTCCAAAGGACTCTGACTGGCTGAGGCCGGGGCAAtgggccctctcccccctccctctctcccctccctcctcggTGCAATCGTTTCTTAGTTTTCAACGATGATTAttgctttttaaattatttttcttttttggagggggggtgggacaaGTGGGGACATTTGTCCCTCGAACTGAGCCCGTTTCTAACTAGCGGAACACAGAGCAGATTCCCGAACATGCTTTGAGTTGGGTCATTGTAGAAAGTCGATGCGGAAactcttttaaatttttttttgccATAGATTttgtttagatttttttttaaaaaaggaacaaatagggagaaggagagaggtcACAAAAGAAAAAGCCAATAGCCAAGGACATCAGTCATCGACGTCAATCTCTTCCTCGTCTTCCTCATCCTCTTCAGAATAGTCTTTCCTGGGCTGGTGCCCCAGTGCCAGTGATGAGGGGGCAAGGTGGGCATCTGGTGTCTTGGCGAGAACACTGTCGATGGCGATGGGGGACTGGGACCGGGACTGACTCCCGATCTCCGCCGCAGTCTGTTCCAAATCGTTCAGTTGGCTAATTTTGTCCAGATCTTTGGGGCCCAGAGTTTTGGCCGACTCCACGTCCGCCTTCATCTCCTCCAGGTCCCTTTTGAGCTTGGCTCGCCGATTCTGGAACCAGGTGATGACCTGGGCGTTGGTCAGGCCCAGCTGCTGTGCGATCTGATCGCGGTCGGCCGGGGACAGGTACTTCTGGTACAAGAAGCGCTTCTCCAGCTCGTAGATCTGGTGGTTGGTGAAGGCGGTCCGCGATTTCCTTCTCTTCTTCGGAGTGGATCTCTGGCCAAAGATTGTGAGGCCATCCCTTCCTGTTAAAACAGACCCTTTTTAGAATAGAGAAACAAGAGGGATTTCAAGGTCATTTCAACTCAAAACAAAACCCACATAGTAACACAGAAAAATCAATTTAATTAGCAAGGCACATTCAGCAAGCCATCCCTCCGACTCCTTTCCCCAGTTCCTGGAGGGCCTTTGAACATCCCGAGATAATGAATTTTCCTCTCTGGCTTTAATTACTccaagggatttttttttttcaatatttaaaaaCCCAACACTTGGATTAAATTAAATTCCACATCTTTTTCCATCCGTATCGGTCACAAATTAAAATATACCAACCCGGGGGAATTAATCTTTGTACCCGCAAAGTTTAAATGGGAGGCTGCATGTGGAACATTCTCTCACTTTAACCCGGGTCTTTGCACTGCTTAATTTCCAGTTGGATTTATATTGAGAGTCCAGCAATAATGCAGCAGTCCAGCTCCATTCTGTGTAACACAGGAGCAGGGCAAAGCGGAGCGATTGGTATAACGAGCAAAACAAATTCAGTGTCTCCCCTCACAGCTTACCCCGCGGATCGCTCACTCTGTGATATTTCCAAGCTATCGGATTTTTGGAAATGCCCCTCACTGGGGTCAGTccagaaagtttttttaaaaattgaaactcACCTTCAGCCGCTTGCAAGACACTGACTTCTAATCCTTTGAAAGTTTTGCTGGCTAGTTCCTCCAAGGCACAAAGAGGTGATGTCTGGCTCAGGATACCCGGCCGGTTGCTCAGGGGGATACCCGAAGGGGTGAGTTTGTCAGCCGGGGACAGGAGGTGGCTGCTTCCACACAGAGTGTAACCCCTGCGCACAGAGGGCTTGTTGAGAATGTCTTCGATACTGAAGGGGGTGAGCGGCTTGTTGGAGTTGGCCGGAGGCGGTAAGTGGTCAAGCGGGCTCCTCCGCCGTTCCTCAACTGAAGAATGTAAGGTGCCAGAGGAAGATTTGGCCTCTTCTTTGGAACTCATTCTTGGAGAGCTCGCTCCCCGTCCTTAACCAgaacccaacacacacacacacacgccaaatCGAAGAGCTAAACAATGAAAGTTCAGTCCAACTTCACCGCCGCAGTCTCCAAGGAAGCTGACTCCGTTCTTCCGCCAAACCGCGGGAGGAAATGTCCCGACCAGGAGCGGGGACGCTGAATGATAAATTCGCACAAGATTCAGGCGCGCTCCccagcccagtgtgtgtgtgtgtgtgtgtgtgtctgtctctcccgcAAGCTCTGGCCCTGCTCTGTCACATCAAGTATGCAGACAAGCGAATAATATTCTCTTTAGAGTGAGGAAGGAGGGGAGACGGGGCAATTGACGATTGCTAACAAGTTATTGTTGATTGGGTGCTAATCAATTATATGCAATGCCACttttctctccctgtgctgtctCACTTTTCTATCCAATGCGGGCTTTGGTGATCTGAAAACACCATTAATTACTAGtcggaaggaggaggaggggctgctCTGAATTATAACGCTTTCCACACTTGTCATCCTATTtcagtttgtttgtttgttcatatatatatttatatattaattATAAGTTATTTTTGGACCCGATTTTCCAACTGAACCGCCTTCGTTTCGTTACACACTCGACACCAACAATATTTATCATTGAAAATGCCCAAAGTTGGTTTATTTTctagatttcttttttaaaaatctgttgtaATATTGTTGCATCTCCATTCGGAGTGGAGCAGGGCTATGGGAGGTAAGATCCGATTTAATTTCTGATCATTTCAGTCAATGTTGTCATTTTTCAGCCTCTCACTCCCAaatccccgctctctctctctctgcctttcaaTATTCCCAGTCGTTGTTTAACAAGCATCTGACGCGGGTTAGATGTGGGATTGAAATGTAAACGGTGCACAGATACCAGTCTGCCGTTCGTACCGCCGATTGTTCGATTCAATCTCCGGCCGATCGGCATTAAACAGCCGCCTGGTCAGCAAAGGTGAGCGAGATGAGTTGTTAAAACAATGGATCAGGCGACGCTGAATAGTCAGGGCCGCAGAAAAATCGTGCCCACCTCTAGCTCTTTCTCAACACAACCTGTTCTCAGGCAGAAGCAACACACCCAGTGCCAGGAGTTTACATTCAAACACACACAAGCCTCCCTGACTCTCCAAACATGGCACACTCATAgctccatgaatgaattaaaatgtaATTAAAGATTGCCACCGAATAAGTTCACTTTGCAGCGGCATTGACGTTGTCAGATTGTAGTTTTTGATATATATATAACACTGGGACAGTGAATTACAGGGAGTCAGTGTGAGCGGGAGCAGGAATCCCTccttaccccccacacacactccggaTCCTGCCCAGCACCAATTCATTTTCTCACGTCCGGGTGcatattatttttttcttcttgaTGGGATTTCGAATTATTCCGCATAAATCATTTTAATTAAAAACAGAGATCTGGAGCTGGAAGGTGGAGCTTATGGCCGCGATATTAACACCCGTCTCTCTCAACctctctttaatcttattgaaaTCGAATTCGGCGCTCGGTAGCTGAACAAACTCACAGCTTCCCCGAGCCCTCAGCCCCACGGGGGTCACAGCAAATTCCTGAGaaatacaccccccacccctctcattgTAGAACCTGAACAAACCTGGAGAGGATTTAGTGGGGCAATTCGAGACCAATCGAGTAGAATCCGATTAAACCCGATAGTAACGTGGctgaggggggaaagagggacacgGATTAACCCCGAATATGTTAGACTTCCTTCACTGACCCATAATATAAAACTAAACGTATTTTTGATGAATCTTTTGTTAGCGGGCCGGCACATTAACATCCTTCAATTCGATTTGATGAATCAATCCCCATAATTGAGGGACTGCTCTCGTTCCCGCTCAGAAATGTTTGGAACTGACATGGAATATTTTCCGTTCTTTTCGCCAACATTCCATGTCGCCCATTTGATCCTAACAGTGGGTTCCATTTCTACAGGAGGAATTTCATCTCCCATGGCCTCACATGGTAATGGGTGGCATTTATCTGAGTGTgtgcctgcgtgtgtgtgtgagtgtgtgtgtgtgagtatatgtgtgtgtgagtgtgtgtgtggctgtgtaagtgtgtgtgtgtgtgagtgtgacagtgggggagtgtgtgtgagtgagtgtatgtgagtgagtgtgtgtgtgcctgtgtgtgtgtgtgagtgtgtgtgtatttgtgtgtgtgtctgttttgcAACACCACTAAACAATACACATCAATTTACCAATTAATTCATCCCAATGCCTTAAAGCTTGTTTCAAACATTGATTTACAGAGAAAGGgattgtgtgtgtaagtgtgagtgagtgtgtttgccAGTATGAGTGTATGCGTGTGTGCAactgtgagtttgtgtgagtgtgtgtgtatttatgtgtggatgcctgtgtgtgagggggtttgtgagtgtgtgtgtatatgtgtgtgtgtgtgcctgtgtgtgagggtgtttgtgagtgtatgcatttgtgtgtgtgcct
The sequence above is drawn from the Scyliorhinus canicula chromosome 16, sScyCan1.1, whole genome shotgun sequence genome and encodes:
- the LOC119979741 gene encoding transcription factor LBX1-like isoform X1, coding for MSSKEEAKSSSGTLHSSVEERRRSPLDHLPPPANSNKPLTPFSIEDILNKPSVRRGYTLCGSSHLLSPADKLTPSGIPLSNRPGILSQTSPLCALEELASKTFKGLEVSVLQAAEGSVLTGRDGLTIFGQRSTPKKRRKSRTAFTNHQIYELEKRFLYQKYLSPADRDQIAQQLGLTNAQVITWFQNRRAKLKRDLEEMKADVESAKTLGPKDLDKISQLNDLEQTAAEIGSQSRSQSPIAIDSVLAKTPDAHLAPSSLALGHQPRKDYSEEDEEDEEEIDVDD
- the LOC119979741 gene encoding transcription factor LBX1-like isoform X2 — its product is MSSKEEAKSSSGTLHSSVEERRRSPLDHLPPPANSNKPLTPFSIEDILNKPSVRRGYTLCGSSHLLSPADKLTPSGIPLSNRPGILSQTSPLCALEELASKTFKGLEVSVLQAAEGRDGLTIFGQRSTPKKRRKSRTAFTNHQIYELEKRFLYQKYLSPADRDQIAQQLGLTNAQVITWFQNRRAKLKRDLEEMKADVESAKTLGPKDLDKISQLNDLEQTAAEIGSQSRSQSPIAIDSVLAKTPDAHLAPSSLALGHQPRKDYSEEDEEDEEEIDVDD